The following coding sequences lie in one Portunus trituberculatus isolate SZX2019 chromosome 26, ASM1759143v1, whole genome shotgun sequence genomic window:
- the LOC123509189 gene encoding protein AAR2 homolog translates to MRPKEGSTFRFTEPPTRAYREGATPSEVTKYSLDSSYSLRCMMEQAGSVGGVLAELQASFVVFLVGEVEVGWTQWRSLVEQLCRAEEVLVEQPDLYLKLLSVLHYQVNEIPADLFTDIVESTNFLAASLTTLFANVEDNSSRLPTPLVLKAQRFKQHIMHKFEWDLTLGDEGEDAPVVVEMN, encoded by the exons ATGAGGCCGAAAGAGGGGTCTACTTTCCGCTTCACTGAGCCCCCCACCCGGGCCTACAGAGAGGGGGCTACTCCAAGTGAAGTGACAAAATATAGTTTGGATTCATCTTATAGTTTGCGGTGTATGATGGAGCAAGCTGGcag CGTGGGTGGAGTGTTGGCGGAGCTGCAGGCGTCCTTTGTGGTGTTTCTGGTgggtgaggtggaggtggggtgGACACAGTGGAGGAGCCTGGTGGAACAGCTGTGCAGGGCGGAGGAAGTCTTGGTGGAGCAGCCGGATTTGTACCTAAAATTGCTGTCTGTTCTCCACTATCAAGtcaatgag ATCCCAGCCGACCTCTTCACGGACATTGTAGAGTCGACCAACTTTCTGGccgcctccctcaccaccctctTTGCCAACGTGGAGGACAACAGCTCAAGGTTGCCAACACCACTGGTTCTGAAGGCCCAGCGCTTCAAGCAACACATTATGCACAAGTTTGAGTGGGACTTGACGCTGGGAGATGAGGGGGAGGATgcgccggtggtggtggagatgaactag
- the LOC123509180 gene encoding probable serine/threonine-protein kinase dyrk2: protein MIDYLPVSQPSHSLPQPATASHASSQPSADPHALPQPLVTHQAPSQHLETAHSEMVTRNIQGDEQAHINTAQNSTAMSHSVTQLPEEQCSIINSIADTPDALTAPQHTAEDEILSLAFAACPKNSVERENSLQHDTAATEGPVTGEQQVTASPNTVNAVREVRRPKTARKGGKCRETLNSRGFPTRYLTTTTTTATTATTTATTASVTPSDIYQSISRLRRDFSIIQNQILGTERERKKIRRHKPQDKRDANTQTHVQAKQRPLRALDLSCESGGSDRSTTIPNCDPKNPHSRRKGHERSGVENTNISDNAGFKCSSSSSSSSSSSSSSSSFATQHHATVPRVKTAPSNDLSSQNALVIYINNFNPPYEDTDHHHHHHRHHHNTRSNHRRRTKSHDLSVTLDLTTALARTVLRRSESLLTSLSHTSARNSPNPPNRDR, encoded by the exons ATGATTGATTATTTGCCAGTTTCACAGCCTTCCCACAGCCTCCCACAGCCTGCCACAGCCTCCCATGCCTCGTCACAGCCTTCTGCAGACCCTCATGCTTTGCCACAGCCCCTCGTAACACACCAGGCTCCCTCACAGCACTTGGAAACAGCACACAGCGAAATGGTGACCAGAAATATACAAGGAGATGAACAAGCACACATAAACACAGCACAGAACAGCACAGCAATGTCACACAGTGTTACACAGCTGCCAGAGGAACAGTGCAGCATTATAAACAGCATTGCAGACACCCCAGATGCcctcacagcaccacagcacacagcagAGGATGAGATATTAAGCCTAGCCTTCGCAGCATGTCCGAAAAAcagcgttgagagagagaacagcttaCAGCATGACACAGCAGCCACAGAGGGACCAGTGACGGGTGAACAGCAAGTCACAGCATCACCGAACACTGTCAATgctgtgagggaagtgaggaggccTAAAACAGCAAGAAAAGGCGGAAAATGTAGAGAGACTTTAAATTCGAGAGGCTTTCCAACAAGAtacctaactactactactactactgctactactgctactactactgctactactgcatcGGTGACCCCCAGTGACATCTACCAAAGCATTTCAAGACTGAGACGTGACTTTTCCATCATACAAAACCAAATATTAGGAACAgaacgagagaggaagaaaattcgCCGTCACAAGCCTCAAGACAAACGCGATGCTAACACACAAACGCACGTACAGGCAAAACAGAGACCCCTACGCGCTCTTGACCTCTCGTGTGAGTCTGGGGGTAGTGACCGCAGTACTACCATTCCTAACTGTGACCCTAAAAACCCCCACAGCCGCAGAAAAGGTCACGAAAGGTCGGGGGTTGAAAATACAAATATCTCCGACAATGCTGGGTTCaaatgctcctcttcctcctcctcctcctcctcctcctcctcctcttcctcctccttcgccacaCAGCACCACGCCACTGTGCCAAGGGTGAAGACAGCGCCAAGCAACGATCTGTCTTCCCAGAATGCACTTGTCATCTATATAAACAATTTCAa cccccCTTATGAAGacaccgaccaccaccaccaccaccaccgccaccaccacaacaccagaagCAACCACAGAAGAAga acAAAATCGCATGACCTCTCCGTGACCCTTGACCTGACCACGGCGCTGGCCAGGACGGTACTGAGGCGATCCGAGTCCCTCCTCACGTCACTCTCTCACACCAGTGCCAGAAATAGCCCAAATCCACCCAACAGGGACAGATAG